One Tunturibacter gelidoferens genomic region harbors:
- a CDS encoding carbonic anhydrase has translation MDAVLEELKAGIRKFRTDVYPENKDTYVKAASEPQKPHALIVTCADSRIDPELITQSQPGDIFVTRNVGNLVPAYGEMLGGVSAVIEYAVSALKVQHVVICGHSDCGAMKGLLHPEGLEKLPTVKSWLTNAQAALSVANSLASKDDRQSDLLRQLTEENVLLQLQHLRTHPSVAGAMAREELTISGWVYDIGKGEVRISEDGGRAFVPVTIEGEGK, from the coding sequence ATGGATGCCGTATTGGAAGAGTTGAAGGCGGGGATTCGAAAGTTTCGGACGGACGTTTATCCGGAGAATAAGGATACCTACGTGAAGGCTGCAAGCGAGCCGCAGAAGCCGCATGCTTTGATTGTGACCTGCGCGGACTCGCGGATCGATCCCGAATTGATTACGCAGTCCCAGCCAGGGGATATTTTTGTGACGCGAAACGTCGGCAACCTGGTGCCGGCCTATGGCGAGATGCTGGGCGGCGTGAGTGCGGTGATCGAGTACGCCGTTTCGGCGCTGAAGGTGCAACATGTGGTGATCTGCGGACACTCTGACTGCGGGGCGATGAAGGGTTTGTTGCACCCTGAAGGGCTGGAGAAGTTACCAACCGTGAAAAGTTGGTTGACGAACGCGCAGGCGGCGTTGAGCGTGGCAAACTCATTGGCCAGCAAAGACGACCGGCAGAGTGATTTACTGCGGCAGTTGACTGAGGAGAATGTGCTGCTCCAGTTGCAACATCTGCGGACGCATCCTTCGGTAGCCGGTGCGATGGCGCGGGAGGAGCTCACGATCTCGGGTTGGGTGTACGACATTGGCAAGGGCGAGGTGAGGATCTCGGAGGACGGAGGCCGGGCGTTTGTGCCGGTGACGATTGAGGGCGAGGGCAAATGA
- a CDS encoding vitamin B12-dependent ribonucleotide reductase, producing the protein MATIPNQTHTQGQNGTQTAPGAASFKNQRTPGLTFDRHFTKPGVSPYDEIVWELRDAIIQDFKGKTIFEQKSVEVPADWSMTATNIVASKYLHGLNGTDERESGVRALITRVAESIRDWGIAGGYFASQADADTFYAELAHLLLNQKVAFNSPVWFNVGCDRLEPNSDAQNWHWNATTSQVEFSVTGYTKPQCSACFINSVQDSLDSILTLAKTEGMLFKWGSGAGSNLSSIRGSMETLSGGGTASGPLSFMRGFDAFAGVIKSGGKTRRAAKMVILNVDHPDIEDFIQCKVKEEQKAWHLMQAGYDGSGPDSEAYSSIFFQNANNSVRVNDEFMRAVESDGTFVTRTVKERTPVMEYKARDLMHNLAEATWQCGDPGMQFDTTINKWHTSKNTGRINASNPCSEYMFLDDSACNLASFNLLKFLTPGGQFDIPSYRHAIEIVTTAMEIIVDSAGYPTEMISKNSHDYRPLGLGYANLGALLMAFGLPYDSDAGRDFAATLTSILCGDAYWQSSRIAETCPPLGAATPLTQQAEIAGGACPGFYVNREPFLDVVRMHRAEVNNIGKSKQSSEPFFVPQLDQLIEASRHAWDGALAHGEKHGYRNSQVTVLAPTGTIGFMMDCDTTGIEPDLALVKYKKLVGGGMIKIVNNTVPSALIKLGYSESEVNAIVSYIDATGTIEGAPAIKAEHLAVFDCSFKPSKGTRSISYMGHIKMMGATQPFLSGAISKTVNLPQDCSVDDIAEAYMESWRQGLKAVAIYRDNSKGTQPLNVTAQTDADKKGTRGTNAIAAVAPAAAAQTEIDEAVEAAKAATRQQLTEAMETATAAHVRIHNLETQLRQIAEAALQNSDSVDAQSPPRAVRHRLPAERASVTHKFGLAGHEGYITVGLYPNGQPGEIFIRMAKEGSTVSGLMDSFATAVSLALQHGVPLRVLCEKFAHTRFEPSGWTGNEQIGYAKSIMDYIFRWIQIRFLSGHQFDLFAGLSPQNQGQSSIPTSIPVEGTVNAPNNRIESSLLPNLTASSPVAEPSSQSSLLSSRSEAEGSAVAFSTYDSHEHTHATTPPQQGIAPDLTARSGLESSNPMSLEDRGIYHASDAMKSMYEMGDSPSCATCGAIMTRSGSCYRCMSCGSTSGCS; encoded by the coding sequence ATGGCGACCATCCCAAACCAGACCCACACTCAAGGCCAGAACGGCACCCAGACCGCACCCGGAGCAGCCAGCTTCAAGAATCAGCGCACCCCGGGCCTGACGTTTGATCGCCACTTCACCAAGCCGGGCGTCTCCCCCTACGACGAGATCGTCTGGGAGCTCCGCGACGCCATCATTCAGGACTTCAAGGGCAAGACCATCTTCGAGCAGAAGAGCGTCGAGGTTCCCGCCGACTGGTCCATGACCGCGACCAACATCGTCGCCAGCAAATACCTCCACGGCCTCAACGGCACCGACGAGCGCGAGTCCGGCGTCCGCGCCCTCATCACCCGCGTCGCCGAGTCCATCCGCGACTGGGGCATCGCAGGTGGCTACTTCGCCTCCCAGGCTGACGCCGACACCTTCTACGCCGAGCTCGCCCACCTCCTCCTCAACCAGAAGGTAGCCTTCAACTCCCCCGTCTGGTTCAACGTCGGTTGCGACCGCCTCGAGCCCAACTCCGACGCCCAGAACTGGCACTGGAACGCCACCACCAGCCAGGTCGAGTTTTCCGTCACCGGCTACACCAAGCCCCAGTGCTCCGCCTGCTTCATCAACTCCGTGCAGGACTCCCTCGACTCCATCCTCACCCTCGCCAAGACCGAGGGCATGCTCTTCAAGTGGGGCTCCGGCGCGGGATCAAACCTCTCCAGCATCCGCGGCTCCATGGAGACCCTCTCCGGTGGCGGAACCGCCTCCGGCCCGCTCTCCTTCATGCGCGGCTTCGACGCCTTCGCCGGCGTCATCAAGTCCGGCGGCAAGACTCGTCGCGCCGCCAAGATGGTCATCCTCAACGTCGACCATCCCGACATCGAAGACTTTATCCAGTGCAAAGTGAAGGAAGAGCAGAAGGCCTGGCACCTCATGCAGGCTGGCTACGACGGCAGCGGTCCCGACTCCGAAGCCTACAGCTCCATCTTCTTCCAGAACGCCAACAACTCCGTCCGCGTCAACGACGAGTTCATGCGCGCAGTCGAGTCCGACGGCACCTTCGTCACCCGCACCGTCAAGGAGCGCACTCCCGTCATGGAGTACAAGGCCCGCGACCTCATGCACAACCTCGCCGAAGCCACCTGGCAGTGCGGCGACCCCGGCATGCAGTTCGACACCACCATCAACAAGTGGCACACCAGCAAGAACACCGGCCGCATCAACGCCTCCAATCCCTGCTCGGAGTACATGTTCCTCGATGACTCCGCCTGCAACCTTGCCTCCTTCAATCTCCTCAAGTTCCTCACCCCTGGCGGCCAGTTCGACATCCCCAGCTACCGTCACGCCATCGAGATCGTCACCACCGCCATGGAGATCATCGTCGACTCCGCCGGCTACCCCACCGAGATGATCTCGAAGAACTCGCACGACTACCGCCCCCTCGGCCTCGGTTACGCGAACCTCGGTGCGCTCCTCATGGCCTTCGGTCTCCCCTACGACTCCGACGCCGGCCGCGACTTCGCCGCCACCCTCACCTCCATCCTCTGCGGCGACGCCTACTGGCAGTCCTCCCGCATCGCCGAAACCTGCCCCCCGCTCGGCGCAGCCACCCCGCTCACCCAGCAGGCTGAAATCGCTGGCGGAGCCTGCCCCGGCTTTTACGTCAACCGCGAGCCCTTCCTCGACGTAGTCCGCATGCACCGCGCCGAGGTCAACAACATCGGCAAGTCCAAACAGAGCAGCGAGCCCTTCTTCGTCCCCCAGCTCGACCAGCTCATCGAAGCCTCCCGCCACGCCTGGGACGGCGCACTCGCCCACGGCGAAAAGCACGGCTACCGCAACTCCCAGGTCACCGTCCTCGCCCCCACCGGCACCATCGGCTTCATGATGGACTGCGACACCACCGGCATCGAGCCTGACCTCGCCCTCGTCAAGTACAAGAAGCTCGTCGGCGGCGGCATGATCAAGATCGTCAACAACACCGTCCCCTCAGCCCTCATCAAGCTCGGCTACTCCGAGTCCGAGGTCAACGCCATCGTCAGCTACATCGACGCCACCGGCACCATCGAAGGCGCCCCCGCCATCAAGGCGGAACACCTGGCAGTGTTTGACTGCAGCTTCAAGCCCTCCAAGGGAACCCGCAGCATCTCCTACATGGGCCACATCAAGATGATGGGCGCCACCCAGCCCTTCCTCTCCGGAGCCATCTCCAAGACCGTCAACCTCCCCCAGGACTGCTCCGTCGACGACATCGCCGAAGCCTACATGGAGAGCTGGCGCCAGGGCCTCAAGGCCGTAGCCATCTACCGCGACAACTCCAAGGGAACCCAGCCCCTCAACGTCACCGCCCAAACCGACGCCGACAAGAAGGGAACCCGCGGCACCAACGCCATCGCCGCCGTAGCCCCGGCAGCCGCAGCCCAAACCGAGATCGACGAAGCCGTCGAAGCCGCCAAGGCCGCCACCCGCCAGCAGCTCACCGAGGCCATGGAGACCGCCACCGCCGCCCACGTCCGCATCCACAACCTCGAAACCCAGCTCAGGCAGATCGCCGAAGCCGCCCTCCAGAACTCTGACTCCGTCGACGCCCAGTCTCCTCCCCGCGCCGTCCGTCACCGTCTCCCTGCCGAGCGCGCCTCCGTCACCCACAAATTCGGCCTGGCGGGACACGAGGGCTACATCACCGTCGGGCTATACCCCAACGGCCAGCCCGGCGAGATCTTCATCCGCATGGCCAAGGAAGGCTCCACCGTCTCCGGACTCATGGACTCCTTCGCCACCGCCGTCTCCCTCGCCCTCCAGCACGGCGTTCCTCTCCGTGTCCTCTGCGAGAAGTTCGCCCACACTCGCTTCGAGCCCTCCGGCTGGACCGGCAACGAGCAGATCGGCTACGCCAAGTCGATCATGGACTACATCTTCCGCTGGATACAGATCCGCTTCCTCTCCGGGCACCAGTTCGACCTCTTCGCCGGCCTAAGCCCCCAAAATCAAGGCCAGTCCAGCATCCCCACCAGCATCCCCGTGGAAGGCACCGTCAACGCCCCCAACAACCGCATCGAGTCGTCGCTCCTCCCCAACCTCACAGCCTCATCTCCGGTCGCTGAGCCATCGTCACAGTCTTCTTTGTTGTCATCCCGCAGCGAAGCGGAGGGATCTGCTGTTGCTTTTAGCACCTACGACAGCCACGAGCACACCCACGCCACCACCCCACCCCAGCAGGGAATCGCCCCCGACCTCACCGCCCGCAGCGGACTCGAATCCTCCAACCCCATGTCCCTCGAAGACCGCGGCATCTACCACGCCTCCGACGCCATGAAGTCCATGTACGAGATGGGCGACTCACCCTCCTGCGCCACCTGCGGAGCCATCATGACCCGCAGCGGATCCTGCTACCGCTGCATGTCCTGCGGCAGCACCTCAGGCTGCAGCTAG
- a CDS encoding magnesium transporter CorA family protein has protein sequence MPWYQLDDANDPKLDALAKQYDLHPLHLEDARNPDEGVKVDSGSNYTFAVFKPVRLIPDPDNPGEEMPSFSPVDIFAGKDFLITISDPTCPTTEQALTRARRDGDEEHPGKLVSLILDTIVDLYFPAIDHFDDRIDQLEDKVFDDPSPEILQAVFAIKRELIDLRRVLVNTRDAALHLQRDPNTIIDADYQPYVRDTYDHIARLLDSVETQRDLLNNTLDIYLSSVSNRTNEVMKVLTVLGTIALPALAISGIYGMNLKGLPFEDSPHGAEWVAGITVLATAILLFVLRKLDWL, from the coding sequence ATGCCCTGGTATCAACTTGACGACGCAAACGATCCGAAGCTGGACGCGCTCGCCAAGCAGTACGACCTCCACCCTCTCCACCTCGAAGACGCCCGCAACCCAGACGAGGGCGTCAAGGTTGACTCCGGTTCCAACTACACCTTCGCCGTATTTAAACCCGTCCGACTCATCCCCGACCCCGACAACCCCGGCGAAGAGATGCCTTCCTTCTCCCCCGTCGATATCTTCGCCGGCAAAGATTTTCTCATCACGATCTCCGACCCCACCTGTCCCACCACCGAGCAGGCCCTAACCCGTGCGCGTCGCGACGGAGACGAAGAGCACCCCGGAAAACTCGTCTCCCTCATCCTCGACACCATCGTCGACCTCTATTTCCCCGCCATCGATCACTTCGACGACCGCATCGACCAGCTTGAGGACAAAGTCTTCGACGATCCTTCACCCGAGATCCTCCAGGCCGTCTTCGCCATCAAGCGAGAGCTCATCGACCTTCGCCGCGTCCTCGTCAATACACGCGACGCCGCGCTCCATCTCCAGCGCGATCCCAACACCATCATCGATGCTGACTATCAACCCTATGTACGCGACACCTACGATCACATTGCTCGGCTGCTCGACTCGGTTGAAACCCAGCGCGACCTCCTCAACAACACTCTAGACATCTACCTCTCATCTGTCTCGAACCGCACGAACGAAGTGATGAAGGTACTCACCGTCCTCGGTACCATCGCCCTGCCCGCGCTCGCCATCTCGGGTATCTACGGTATGAATCTCAAAGGTCTGCCCTTCGAAGACTCTCCTCACGGAGCCGAGTGGGTTGCCGGGATAACCGTTTTAGCCACGGCGATCCTCCTCTTCGTCCTCCGCAAGCTGGACTGGCTGTAG
- a CDS encoding JmjC domain-containing protein, producing MTYTYFQPEKEFSDCFRRKPFLFSHNLDSNDLFSTQSVEKLAEIWSRDNTKSGFFYLDRKFREWGSEDHKASLVEAFRHSDLSRMRMKLSFIHTQPKYDKVLETMTQELSELTHVDLAKEYRAPMETLFLTSPNEFTPYHIDSEDSFLLQIQGTKTIYIFDGSDKEILKDLDIEKYWAQNEIAFREEIRSRGQRFDMEPGTGVHIPMHFPHMVESGPTSSMSLSIGYESIAFDRDLFRVNHQLRKLGLNPTPPGKSKVIDNTKMAVFAGAKTITKTLKGLQHK from the coding sequence GTGACTTACACATACTTTCAACCAGAAAAAGAATTCTCTGATTGCTTCAGGCGAAAGCCCTTTCTCTTCTCCCATAACCTGGACTCCAACGATCTCTTTTCGACCCAATCGGTGGAGAAGCTCGCCGAAATCTGGAGCCGCGACAACACCAAATCCGGCTTCTTCTATCTCGATAGAAAATTCAGAGAGTGGGGCAGCGAGGACCACAAGGCCAGCCTGGTCGAAGCCTTCCGGCACTCCGACCTCAGCCGGATGAGGATGAAGCTCAGCTTCATTCACACCCAGCCAAAGTACGATAAAGTCCTCGAAACCATGACGCAGGAGCTATCCGAGCTCACCCATGTCGATCTCGCCAAAGAGTATCGCGCGCCCATGGAGACACTCTTCCTCACCTCTCCAAACGAGTTCACCCCGTATCACATCGACAGCGAAGACAGCTTCCTCCTTCAGATTCAGGGCACAAAGACTATCTACATCTTCGATGGAAGCGACAAAGAAATTCTCAAAGACCTCGATATAGAAAAGTATTGGGCGCAGAACGAGATCGCATTCCGCGAAGAGATCAGGTCGCGCGGCCAACGCTTCGATATGGAGCCCGGAACCGGCGTCCACATCCCCATGCACTTCCCCCACATGGTCGAAAGCGGTCCCACATCTTCGATGTCGCTGAGCATCGGCTACGAGTCAATTGCCTTTGACAGGGATCTATTCCGCGTCAATCATCAGCTGCGCAAACTCGGCCTCAACCCTACGCCCCCAGGCAAGAGCAAGGTCATCGACAACACCAAGATGGCCGTCTTTGCCGGAGCCAAAACAATCACCAAGACACTCAAGGGACTGCAACACAAGTAG
- a CDS encoding thioredoxin family protein translates to MIVEVVEGVMSRTQSTMVSLGSTAPAFELLDVVSGKAVGRDDVFATASEDARADAANCSTTGCHGLLVMFLCVHCPFVKHVEEELARIGRDYERRIAIAAISSNDVEAYPQDAPAEMKKQAERLGFRFPYLYDETQEVARAYDAACTPDFFLFDAGMTLVYRGQLDDSRPRRGDSGNDLPVTGNDLRAAMDAVIAGKRPDTNQRFSIGCNIKWKE, encoded by the coding sequence ATGATCGTTGAGGTAGTGGAGGGTGTGATGTCCAGAACACAGTCGACGATGGTCTCGCTGGGGAGTACGGCTCCGGCGTTCGAGTTGTTGGATGTAGTGAGCGGGAAGGCTGTGGGTCGGGATGATGTGTTCGCGACGGCTTCAGAGGATGCGCGGGCGGACGCGGCAAACTGCTCGACCACCGGATGCCACGGGCTGCTGGTAATGTTTCTTTGTGTGCACTGCCCGTTTGTGAAACACGTGGAGGAGGAGTTGGCGCGGATTGGGCGGGATTACGAGCGCAGGATTGCGATTGCGGCGATCTCGTCGAATGATGTGGAGGCCTATCCGCAGGATGCGCCGGCGGAGATGAAGAAGCAGGCGGAGCGGCTTGGGTTCCGCTTTCCTTACCTGTATGACGAGACGCAGGAGGTGGCGCGGGCGTATGACGCAGCCTGCACGCCGGACTTCTTTTTGTTCGATGCGGGAATGACGCTGGTCTATCGCGGGCAGCTGGATGATAGCCGACCTCGTCGTGGGGACTCGGGGAATGACCTGCCCGTGACGGGAAACGACCTGCGAGCTGCGATGGATGCGGTGATTGCGGGGAAGCGGCCGGATACGAATCAACGGTTCTCGATTGGATGCAATATTAAGTGGAAGGAATAG
- a CDS encoding bestrophin family protein, producing the protein MIVPRGRQLAAMLKYVGMPLLLLVLYDLAVVAAYKLMHWNWIALPHIPLALFGSSIGIIVAFRNQSAYARWWEGRILWGAIVNNSRSWARQVTTSMLTLKSGDAAELKETQRRMVYLQIAFVHALRQHLRKLEPWAELAPLLDEHELEALRVEKNVPLAIQQLMGKLLLECQTREWVDALQWRAMDESLNDLADAQGGAERIKNTPMPKQYDYFPQLFVQMYCVLLPLALVTSMGWFTPLGSTLVGFIFLALDKIGQDLEDPFENTIFDVPMTSISTAIEINLRQLLGETTLPAATTPIDGVLW; encoded by the coding sequence ATGATCGTTCCGCGCGGACGACAGCTGGCTGCGATGCTGAAGTACGTTGGCATGCCGTTACTGCTGCTGGTTCTGTACGACCTGGCGGTGGTGGCGGCATACAAGTTGATGCACTGGAATTGGATCGCCCTGCCACATATTCCGTTGGCGTTGTTCGGATCTTCGATCGGAATTATTGTTGCGTTCCGGAACCAGTCTGCCTATGCGCGATGGTGGGAGGGGCGGATTCTGTGGGGGGCGATTGTAAACAACTCGAGGAGTTGGGCGCGTCAGGTGACTACGAGTATGTTGACGCTGAAGAGTGGCGATGCTGCTGAACTCAAGGAGACACAGCGGCGGATGGTGTATCTGCAGATTGCGTTTGTGCATGCTCTGCGGCAACATTTGCGAAAGTTGGAACCGTGGGCTGAGTTGGCACCGCTGCTTGACGAGCACGAACTGGAGGCTCTGCGGGTGGAGAAGAATGTGCCGCTTGCTATACAGCAGCTGATGGGGAAGTTGCTGCTGGAATGCCAGACGCGGGAGTGGGTGGATGCGTTGCAGTGGCGCGCCATGGACGAGAGTTTGAACGATCTGGCAGATGCACAAGGCGGCGCGGAGCGGATTAAAAACACACCGATGCCGAAGCAGTACGACTACTTCCCGCAGCTCTTTGTACAGATGTACTGTGTGTTGCTGCCGTTGGCGCTGGTGACGAGCATGGGATGGTTCACGCCGCTCGGATCGACGCTGGTTGGTTTTATCTTTCTGGCACTGGACAAGATCGGTCAGGATCTTGAGGACCCTTTTGAGAACACTATCTTCGATGTGCCGATGACTTCGATTTCGACGGCGATCGAGATAAATCTTCGTCAGTTGCTGGGCGAAACCACGCTGCCGGCGGCGACGACACCTATTGACGGCGTACTTTGGTAA
- a CDS encoding glycosyltransferase family 39 protein, translating to MVRIRSGSESVTRADNLVLVGIALVVALVHLMTNGRYGFHRDEFQFLSDARHLDWGFVAYPPFTPFVERVGLQLFGVSMVGLRLFSVIAQAVAIVMTGLMARELGGGRLAQVTAALAVATSGLPVFEGTEFQYSSFDYLWWVLIAYFVIRLLKTENPRWWIAIGAFVGLGLMTKYTIVFFIAGIVSGMLLSSARRYFASGWFWGGVAIALLIFAPNFIWQVRHGFISVHFLQHIHVRDVRQGRANGFVWDQFKICANLAAAPLWIAGAICFLRDKRYRMLGWMYLVPFVLFLFGKGRGYYLAAAYPMLLAMGAVVGERWVASMNRPRRLVVEGLFFTGVMAWGVLAYAILVPLASDGPLKQFALKINGDMREEFGWDELVRTIAGIRDSLPAEQRSNVGVLTGNYGEQGAVEILGPAFNLPMPISLTNAAWLRGYPAVPPSTLIVVGFSREAADRAFTSCRLAGHNGNSEGVKNEERQSHPDIFVCGPPRLSWPEFWKEYQNYG from the coding sequence TTGGTTCGGATAAGGAGCGGCTCGGAGTCCGTGACGCGGGCAGATAATTTGGTGCTGGTGGGGATCGCGCTGGTGGTGGCGCTAGTTCACTTGATGACGAATGGGCGGTACGGGTTTCACCGGGATGAGTTCCAGTTCCTGAGCGATGCACGGCATCTGGACTGGGGGTTCGTTGCTTATCCTCCGTTTACGCCATTCGTCGAGCGGGTGGGGTTGCAGCTGTTTGGGGTATCGATGGTGGGGTTGCGGCTGTTTTCGGTGATCGCGCAAGCCGTGGCGATTGTGATGACGGGGCTGATGGCTCGCGAGTTGGGGGGTGGACGGCTGGCGCAAGTAACGGCCGCGCTGGCGGTGGCGACCTCGGGACTGCCGGTGTTCGAGGGGACGGAGTTTCAGTACTCCTCATTCGACTATCTGTGGTGGGTTCTGATCGCTTACTTCGTCATTCGGTTACTGAAGACGGAGAACCCGCGGTGGTGGATCGCGATCGGCGCGTTTGTCGGCCTGGGGTTGATGACCAAGTACACGATTGTGTTTTTTATTGCGGGGATCGTGAGCGGAATGCTGCTGAGTTCGGCTCGGCGTTACTTTGCGAGTGGGTGGTTCTGGGGTGGAGTCGCGATTGCGCTGCTGATCTTTGCGCCTAACTTTATCTGGCAGGTGCGGCATGGGTTTATCTCGGTGCATTTTTTGCAGCATATCCACGTGCGGGATGTCAGGCAGGGGCGAGCTAATGGCTTCGTGTGGGACCAGTTCAAGATTTGCGCAAACCTAGCGGCCGCTCCGTTGTGGATTGCCGGCGCGATCTGTTTTTTGCGAGACAAGCGATATCGGATGTTGGGATGGATGTATCTCGTGCCGTTCGTTCTGTTTCTGTTTGGGAAGGGGCGTGGGTACTATTTGGCGGCGGCGTATCCGATGCTTTTGGCGATGGGCGCGGTAGTGGGTGAGCGGTGGGTAGCGTCGATGAATAGGCCGCGGAGGCTCGTGGTGGAGGGATTGTTCTTTACCGGGGTGATGGCATGGGGGGTGCTGGCCTACGCGATTCTTGTGCCTTTGGCATCGGACGGGCCACTGAAGCAGTTTGCGCTGAAGATCAACGGTGACATGCGGGAGGAGTTTGGGTGGGACGAGTTGGTGCGGACGATCGCGGGGATTCGCGACTCTCTGCCAGCCGAGCAGCGAAGTAATGTTGGCGTGTTGACAGGCAACTATGGAGAACAGGGCGCCGTGGAGATTCTTGGTCCTGCCTTCAATCTGCCGATGCCGATCAGTTTGACGAACGCGGCGTGGCTGCGGGGATATCCTGCGGTGCCCCCTTCAACGCTGATCGTGGTTGGGTTTTCGCGGGAGGCTGCGGACAGGGCGTTTACGTCGTGCAGGCTGGCGGGACATAACGGGAACTCGGAGGGCGTTAAGAACGAAGAGAGGCAGTCGCATCCGGATATCTTCGTGTGCGGGCCGCCGCGATTGTCGTGGCCGGAGTTCTGGAAGGAGTATCAGAATTATGGGTGA
- a CDS encoding HNH endonuclease signature motif containing protein, translating into MIIPRTLPGGRTTRHALPVGPNNLPLCRWCELEIISRRRRTFCSDYCVHQWRLRTDPGYLRDQVFARDRGICHVCAIDTIAAYNALKRSRGPARAAGLRLYGMKSITARRTLWDADHIRPVAEGGGQCDLDNLRTLCLLCHREATAQLRQRLRLIRAS; encoded by the coding sequence GTGATCATCCCACGCACTCTCCCCGGCGGTCGCACCACACGCCATGCTCTGCCGGTCGGCCCGAACAACCTGCCCCTCTGCCGCTGGTGCGAACTTGAAATCATCTCCAGACGCCGCCGCACCTTCTGCAGTGACTACTGTGTCCACCAGTGGCGTCTCCGCACCGACCCCGGCTACCTCCGCGACCAGGTCTTCGCCCGGGACCGTGGCATCTGCCACGTATGCGCCATCGACACCATCGCCGCTTATAACGCACTCAAGCGATCTCGAGGACCCGCCCGCGCCGCCGGACTACGACTCTACGGTATGAAGTCCATCACCGCCCGGCGCACCCTCTGGGACGCCGACCACATCCGTCCTGTAGCCGAGGGCGGCGGCCAGTGCGACCTCGACAACCTCCGCACCCTCTGCCTCCTCTGCCATCGCGAAGCCACCGCCCAGCTTCGTCAGCGCCTCCGCCTCATCCGAGCCTCTTAG
- a CDS encoding ABC transporter ATP-binding protein — MSPHSSTLSPQPDSSSTTPLLSTPDGSVATPVILARDLGKTYRSGKLEVPALRKVNFAITPGEFVAIVGPSGSGKSTLFYILGGLTGTTTGSVLIDGIDFATLSDAERTRTRRAKIGFIFQRFNLLPTLSAMGNIEIAHDIANLGASTKRELDRPLLTHLTEMLGIQGRLDHRPNELSGGEQQRVAIARALINRPAIVLADEPTGNLDTRNSDAVLKMLRQSSRELNQTVLMITHNPEAAQIADRILHMRDGEITHIETVTR; from the coding sequence ATGTCTCCTCATTCTTCCACGTTGTCCCCCCAGCCCGACTCCTCTTCCACAACGCCTCTTCTCTCGACGCCCGATGGCAGCGTCGCAACGCCCGTCATCCTCGCCCGCGATCTCGGCAAGACCTATCGCTCCGGCAAGCTCGAGGTACCCGCTCTTCGCAAGGTCAACTTTGCCATCACACCCGGCGAGTTCGTCGCCATCGTTGGCCCATCCGGCTCCGGAAAATCCACGCTCTTCTATATCCTCGGCGGACTCACCGGAACCACAACCGGCTCCGTCCTCATCGACGGCATCGACTTCGCCACCCTCTCCGACGCGGAACGCACGCGTACCCGCCGGGCAAAGATTGGCTTTATCTTCCAGCGTTTCAATCTCTTGCCCACTCTCTCGGCAATGGGCAACATCGAGATCGCCCACGACATCGCCAATCTCGGCGCCTCGACCAAGCGAGAGCTCGACCGGCCTCTCCTCACCCACCTCACCGAGATGCTCGGCATCCAAGGCCGTCTCGACCACCGCCCCAACGAGCTATCCGGCGGCGAGCAGCAGCGAGTAGCCATCGCCCGCGCCCTCATTAACCGCCCAGCCATCGTCCTCGCCGACGAACCCACGGGCAACCTCGATACCAGGAACTCCGATGCTGTCCTCAAGATGCTCCGTCAATCCAGCCGCGAGCTCAACCAGACCGTCCTCATGATCACCCACAACCCAGAGGCGGCTCAGATCGCCGATCGCATCCTCCACATGCGCGATGGCGAAATTACTCATATTGAGACCGTTACCCGCTAG